A single window of Dehalococcoidales bacterium DNA harbors:
- a CDS encoding enoyl-CoA hydratase/isomerase family protein — MDYETIILEKRGNIAVLTLNRPERLNALSPQMTGELSAALDEVDDDDEVTVLVITGAGRGFCSGADVGGMAGGSQQNEGSTRNAEALRQGLIRSAGRVQPKLQKLKKPTIAMVNGAAVGAGCDLAMACDLRTGCEKTRFMNAFVRIGLFPGWGGTWLYPRVMGVGRA, encoded by the coding sequence ATGGACTATGAGACCATCATTCTTGAGAAAAGGGGTAATATCGCCGTACTGACTCTGAACCGACCGGAAAGACTCAACGCGTTGAGTCCGCAGATGACCGGGGAGCTGTCGGCAGCTCTTGATGAAGTCGACGATGACGATGAGGTGACGGTGCTGGTGATTACCGGTGCCGGACGAGGCTTCTGCTCCGGAGCGGATGTTGGTGGCATGGCCGGTGGCAGCCAGCAGAATGAAGGCAGCACCCGGAATGCCGAGGCGCTGAGGCAGGGCCTCATCCGTTCCGCGGGGAGGGTACAACCGAAGCTTCAGAAACTCAAGAAACCGACAATCGCCATGGTCAACGGAGCTGCTGTCGGTGCCGGATGCGATCTGGCGATGGCCTGCGACCTCAGGACAGGCTGTGAAAAGACCCGGTTCATGAACGCCTTCGTCCGGATAGGGCTTTTCCCCGGATGGGGTGGCACCTGGCTCTACCCTCGCGTAATGGGTGTCGGTCGTGCC